A stretch of the Pedobacter sp. MC2016-14 genome encodes the following:
- a CDS encoding phosphatidylinositol-specific phospholipase C/glycerophosphodiester phosphodiesterase family protein: MQVAISQKHLKLILFVLLVFKAITCHSQTSFLSQGFAHNDYWHQRPLYDALENGYAHIEADIYLRDGELIVAHLLPRFKKRKTLEQLYFNPLMQIIQDKNNRLSAPASQLTLMIDIKSDANSTYKELELLLYKYKSILSSYENGAVIKRQVTIVITGHKPYELLKSQTYRLAFIDEDLMEVREEPQPENIFQTSSCKYSSLINWQGKGEMPLSEKEKLSRYVSMAHQNGKKVRLWASPENKSVWSALLSCGVDLINTDKLTELRNFLLAREKSFVREAIYARAEESK; the protein is encoded by the coding sequence ATGCAAGTAGCAATAAGTCAAAAGCACCTGAAATTGATCCTTTTTGTTCTCCTGGTTTTTAAAGCAATAACCTGCCATTCTCAAACCAGCTTCCTTTCTCAAGGCTTCGCACACAACGATTATTGGCACCAACGGCCTTTGTATGATGCACTGGAAAATGGATACGCACACATTGAGGCCGACATTTACCTGAGAGACGGAGAACTTATTGTAGCGCACCTTCTACCCCGTTTTAAAAAAAGAAAAACACTGGAGCAGCTATACTTTAACCCGCTCATGCAAATCATTCAGGACAAAAACAACCGGCTCTCCGCTCCTGCTTCGCAACTCACCCTAATGATAGACATCAAATCTGATGCTAACAGTACCTATAAAGAACTGGAACTGCTGCTTTATAAATACAAATCAATCTTGTCTAGCTATGAAAATGGAGCAGTCATCAAAAGACAGGTTACTATCGTAATTACCGGTCATAAACCGTATGAATTGTTAAAATCGCAAACTTATCGTCTGGCTTTTATAGACGAGGACCTGATGGAAGTACGAGAAGAGCCGCAACCAGAAAATATCTTTCAGACATCCAGCTGTAAATATTCCAGCTTGATTAACTGGCAGGGAAAGGGCGAAATGCCGCTTTCCGAAAAAGAAAAACTATCCAGGTATGTGAGCATGGCCCATCAAAACGGCAAAAAAGTAAGGTTATGGGCATCACCGGAAAATAAATCGGTATGGTCTGCTTTGCTTTCCTGCGGGGTAGATTTGATCAATACAGACAAACTAACAGAACTCCGTAATTTTTTGCTGGCAAGAGAAAAGTCTTTTGTTAGAGAGGCCATATATGCCAGGGCAGAAGAAAGTAAATAA
- a CDS encoding glycosyltransferase family 1 protein translates to MLKKRVRVAFFAEILVEDSDGASRTMFQLIKRIDPAEFEFLFICGTGPNRISGFECLKIPSITLPVNASYTMALPVLIKTEIKEKLNTFLPDVIHIATPSLLGNFAIKYANRNFLPVLSIYHTHFISYIDYYLKHTPFLINKVKQLVAESHKTFYNQCDTIYIPSETIKDELTLMGIEVSRMKLWKRGMDTQLFSPKHRNPELLRQLTGNDDPTIFFASRLVWEKNLETLFAVYNILQEQNIKVNFVIAGDGTAKTACEASMKNAVFVGKVDHKALAALYASATIFLFPSISETYGNVVLEAMASGLPCIIADGGGSRDFIEQGVNGFKCSPYDAEDFTEKILLLLQNHQLRDQFIAKGLQQSKVLNWSELAIKYFSDLKALSEIPQLKLA, encoded by the coding sequence ATGTTGAAAAAGAGAGTTAGGGTTGCATTTTTTGCAGAAATCCTGGTAGAAGATTCTGACGGTGCCTCCCGCACCATGTTCCAGCTCATCAAACGGATTGACCCGGCTGAGTTTGAATTTTTATTTATATGTGGTACCGGGCCCAACAGGATTTCTGGCTTTGAATGTTTAAAGATCCCTTCCATTACCCTCCCCGTCAATGCAAGTTACACCATGGCTTTGCCCGTTTTGATAAAAACAGAAATCAAAGAAAAACTAAATACTTTTTTGCCAGATGTAATACATATTGCTACGCCTTCACTACTCGGAAATTTTGCGATAAAATACGCAAATCGAAACTTCCTGCCTGTGCTCTCTATTTACCATACGCACTTTATATCCTATATTGATTATTATTTAAAACATACCCCTTTTTTAATTAACAAGGTAAAACAACTGGTGGCAGAAAGCCATAAGACTTTTTACAATCAGTGCGACACCATTTATATTCCTTCAGAAACCATTAAAGATGAACTTACTTTAATGGGCATTGAAGTTTCACGTATGAAATTATGGAAACGTGGTATGGATACTCAGCTGTTTTCACCAAAACACAGAAATCCTGAATTGTTAAGGCAACTTACAGGGAATGATGATCCAACAATTTTCTTTGCCAGCCGACTGGTATGGGAAAAGAACCTCGAAACCTTGTTTGCAGTATACAATATCTTGCAGGAGCAGAACATTAAAGTAAACTTTGTAATTGCAGGCGATGGCACGGCAAAAACAGCATGTGAAGCCAGTATGAAAAATGCGGTATTTGTCGGTAAGGTCGATCACAAAGCCCTGGCTGCTTTGTACGCCAGCGCTACAATTTTCCTTTTCCCTTCTATCTCCGAAACTTACGGAAATGTAGTGCTGGAAGCAATGGCATCGGGCTTACCCTGTATTATCGCTGATGGTGGTGGTTCCCGGGATTTTATCGAACAAGGCGTAAATGGTTTTAAATGTTCTCCCTATGATGCTGAGGATTTTACAGAGAAGATCCTTCTCTTATTGCAAAATCATCAACTTCGTGATCAATTCATAGCAAAAGGATTGCAGCAAAGTAAGGTGCTGAACTGGTCTGAACTTGCGATTAAATATTTTAGCGACTTAAAAGCCTTATCGGAAATACCGCAGCTGAAATTGGCATAA
- a CDS encoding lysylphosphatidylglycerol synthase transmembrane domain-containing protein, protein MHKVLKIGLALCIVCSLFVFISATDFEKVANSLEKIGYKFGALLLITLVAYYLGTLSWKYCLGEKSNAVSIYRLFMIRHVGETLALVNPASIVGGDAFKGVLLKADELDQKTVIVSIISSRMVMILTQLLLFFFVALILFTNQNTLSIIPAAGNTYIVYYGTAGLCLFLAIAWFFRSWLKQKLKPFLLKVAEIIEGLKHHFKYHKYKLFLSCVFATLHWFFGALEFYLILKFLNIEVTVIQALLVDMGVIFFKTAGAFIPGQIGIEEYGNKIMLMTIGIPGTEIWIVASILRRTRQLVWIVLGIAIYFLVFKNREPALLNTSS, encoded by the coding sequence ATGCATAAGGTACTTAAAATCGGTCTCGCCCTTTGCATTGTTTGTTCACTGTTTGTGTTTATCAGCGCTACCGACTTTGAAAAAGTAGCGAATTCGCTTGAAAAAATTGGTTATAAATTTGGGGCGTTATTGTTGATTACTTTGGTAGCCTATTACCTGGGCACACTGAGCTGGAAGTATTGTTTAGGAGAAAAATCTAATGCCGTATCCATATACAGGCTGTTCATGATCCGTCATGTCGGCGAAACCCTTGCGCTGGTTAACCCGGCAAGTATTGTGGGCGGCGACGCTTTTAAAGGCGTATTGCTTAAAGCAGATGAGCTGGATCAAAAAACGGTTATCGTATCTATCATTAGCTCCAGGATGGTGATGATCTTAACGCAGCTGCTGCTGTTTTTCTTTGTAGCCCTTATACTTTTTACCAATCAGAACACGCTAAGCATAATACCAGCAGCTGGCAATACCTATATTGTTTATTACGGAACCGCAGGCCTGTGCCTGTTTTTGGCGATAGCTTGGTTCTTCAGGTCATGGTTAAAGCAAAAACTTAAACCGTTCTTGTTAAAAGTGGCCGAAATAATTGAAGGATTAAAACACCATTTTAAATACCATAAATACAAATTGTTCTTGTCTTGTGTTTTTGCAACTTTACATTGGTTTTTTGGGGCACTGGAGTTTTATCTTATTTTAAAGTTTTTAAACATAGAGGTTACCGTCATACAAGCCTTATTGGTTGATATGGGGGTTATTTTTTTTAAAACAGCCGGTGCTTTTATCCCTGGGCAAATTGGAATTGAGGAATATGGCAATAAAATTATGCTCATGACCATTGGGATTCCCGGAACGGAAATATGGATTGTAGCTTCTATATTGCGCAGGACGAGGCAGCTGGTATGGATTGTCCTGGGCATAGCCATTTACTTTTTAGTATTTAAAAACAGGGAGCCAGCACTGTTAAACACTTCATCATGA